One segment of Macrotis lagotis isolate mMagLag1 chromosome 1, bilby.v1.9.chrom.fasta, whole genome shotgun sequence DNA contains the following:
- the UBL3 gene encoding ubiquitin-like protein 3, translated as MSSNVPADMINLRLILVSGKTKEFLFSPNDSAADIAKHVYDNWPMDWEEEQVSSPNILRLIYQGRFLHGNVTLGALKLPFGKTTVMHLVARETLPEPNSQGQRNREKTGESNCCVIL; from the exons ataaATTTACGACTCATCTTAGTGAGTGGAAAAACTAAAGAATTCCTGTTTTCTCCTAATGATTCAGCAGCAGATATTGCAAAGCATGTGTATGACAATTGGCCAATGG ATTGGGAAGAAGAACAGGTTAGCAGTCCAAACATTCTTCGACTTATCTATCAAGGACGATTTCTACATGGAAATGTGACACTAGGAG CATTAAAACTTCCTTTTGGCAAAACAACAGTTATGCATCTGGTGGCTAGAGAAACATTGCCAGAACCAAATTCTCAAG GTCAGAGGAACCGTGAAAAGACTGGAGAAAGCAATTGTTGTGTGATCCTGTAA